One segment of Actinomyces sp. 432 DNA contains the following:
- a CDS encoding hemolysin family protein, translating to MSTSLALLLTVALLAGNAFFVAAEFAVTSSRRARLEPLAQAGDRRAATALWALQHVSRMLATAQLGVTVCSTGLGVVAEPAIAHLLTPLLTRVGVGAVGAHAIAVVAALVIVVYAHVVIGEMVPKNLSISAPETAARWIVPTLVRLSRVLGPVITGLNGFANGVLHLCGIETREEVSAAFNAAEVASIVERSTAEGVLDDETGLLSGALEFSEETAGSVMVPVGSLVTLPTGCTPKDVEHAVAATGYSRFPVVRQPQVTAPGSRPGQAPTGAPAQGRDADRPDAGILGYLHLKDVLYADEAERARPVPPWRVRALVPVHADDEVEDVLASMQRSGAHLGRVQDESGTTLGVVFLEDILEELVGEVHDSMQREDHRRRDLGQG from the coding sequence ATGAGTACCTCCCTCGCGCTGCTCCTGACGGTGGCGCTGCTGGCCGGAAACGCGTTTTTTGTGGCTGCGGAGTTCGCCGTCACCTCCTCGCGGCGAGCCCGGCTGGAACCGCTGGCACAGGCCGGGGACCGGCGCGCCGCCACCGCCTTGTGGGCGCTACAGCATGTTTCTCGCATGCTCGCGACCGCCCAGCTAGGAGTGACCGTCTGCTCCACCGGCCTGGGTGTGGTTGCCGAGCCGGCCATCGCCCACCTGCTGACCCCCCTGCTCACCCGGGTGGGCGTTGGCGCCGTCGGGGCGCATGCAATCGCCGTGGTGGCGGCCCTGGTGATTGTGGTTTACGCACACGTCGTCATCGGGGAGATGGTGCCCAAGAACCTTTCAATCTCCGCGCCCGAGACTGCCGCCCGGTGGATCGTGCCGACGCTGGTGCGCCTGTCGCGGGTGCTCGGTCCGGTGATCACCGGCCTGAACGGCTTCGCCAACGGGGTGCTGCACTTGTGCGGCATCGAAACCAGGGAGGAGGTCTCCGCGGCCTTCAATGCCGCTGAGGTTGCCTCCATTGTGGAGCGCTCCACCGCGGAAGGGGTCCTGGACGACGAAACCGGGCTGCTTTCCGGCGCCCTGGAGTTCTCGGAGGAAACCGCCGGCAGCGTGATGGTGCCGGTCGGCTCACTGGTTACCCTGCCCACAGGCTGCACGCCCAAGGACGTGGAGCACGCGGTGGCTGCTACGGGCTACTCCCGTTTCCCGGTGGTGAGACAGCCCCAGGTCACCGCTCCCGGCTCCCGGCCCGGCCAGGCGCCGACCGGCGCGCCCGCGCAAGGCCGAGACGCGGACAGGCCGGATGCGGGAATCCTCGGGTACCTGCACCTGAAGGACGTGCTGTACGCCGATGAGGCGGAACGGGCGCGGCCCGTGCCCCCGTGGCGGGTACGCGCGCTCGTGCCGGTTCATGCCGATGACGAGGTTGAGGACGTACTGGCCTCAATGCAACGCTCCGGCGCGCACCTGGGCCGCGTCCAGGACGAGTCCGGCACGACGCTGGGCGTGGTATTCCTGGAGGACATTCTCGAGGAGCTCGTCGGTGAGGTGCATGACTCAATGCAGCGGGAGGACCATCGCCGCCGTGACCTGGGGCAGGGATGA
- a CDS encoding M23 family metallopeptidase, which yields MSPAPAPQELTPAPVQVDTYRSPSGVGMGARQPGGRRYSYAGTVGRLGVLAVLALVTVVAPLTLSLPTGPQAVAALGASSTNPTGVGTTDPSSSIAAAVLGSDADVDTDSELSNVPDAATLARIREAYENASATCAAQTSGASGDTAAFNSAPELFYPMIEGTYTVSSPYGYRLHPTLGYMKLHAGQDYAASAGTPIYAVAAGTVVEAGMSGSTGTVTIEHELDGETWYTSYLHMYEDGIYVSKGDQVEAGQLIAGVGSTGYSTGPHLHFEVRTANNTEDSSTVDPEEWLAEHTAVELTTDCA from the coding sequence GTGTCACCGGCTCCCGCGCCGCAGGAGCTCACCCCGGCTCCCGTCCAGGTCGATACCTACCGGAGCCCATCCGGCGTCGGCATGGGCGCGCGCCAACCCGGGGGCCGTCGGTACAGCTACGCGGGAACAGTGGGGCGGCTGGGCGTGCTGGCAGTCCTAGCCCTGGTGACTGTGGTGGCTCCTTTGACTCTGAGCCTTCCCACCGGTCCGCAGGCGGTCGCCGCCCTGGGTGCCAGCAGCACGAATCCGACCGGCGTGGGAACCACCGACCCCTCCTCCTCGATCGCGGCCGCAGTACTCGGTTCCGACGCCGATGTCGATACCGACTCCGAGCTGTCCAACGTGCCCGACGCCGCCACCCTGGCCCGGATCCGCGAGGCGTATGAGAATGCCTCCGCAACTTGCGCCGCACAGACCTCCGGCGCCTCCGGCGACACTGCGGCATTCAACTCCGCCCCGGAGCTGTTCTACCCCATGATCGAGGGCACCTACACGGTCTCGTCCCCGTACGGCTACCGGCTGCACCCGACCCTGGGATACATGAAGCTCCACGCGGGACAGGACTACGCCGCCTCCGCCGGCACTCCCATCTACGCGGTCGCCGCCGGCACAGTCGTGGAGGCCGGCATGTCAGGCAGTACCGGCACTGTCACTATCGAGCATGAGCTCGACGGCGAGACCTGGTACACCAGCTACCTGCACATGTATGAGGACGGCATTTACGTATCCAAGGGGGACCAGGTAGAGGCGGGCCAGCTGATCGCCGGCGTCGGCTCCACCGGCTACTCCACGGGCCCGCACCTGCACTTCGAGGTGCGTACGGCCAACAACACCGAGGACTCCTCGACCGTCGACCCAGAGGAGTGGCTGGCGGAGCACACCGCCGTCGAGCTGACCACGGACTGCGCCTGA